agcggtgcagaatatgccccatcaaaagtGATTTGTGATACTTTTCACATAGGATGGTGATACAACATTCACGAGTTAGAATAAAAGTCAAAATACGGTtgtttgatagtgataaagttaaCGGAGAGTTAAATAAGGTCATGATAGAGAAATAAATAAGAAATTTAGGGGTACACCATAAAATTTCAAAATTGTAGGGGTACACTGTAGAAAACCAAAAAACTCGAGGGTACATGGTAGAATATAAGACGCGGTATATCGTCTTGAGTTTAAGACGGAAATAAATCCATCTGGAGACTGGAATAGACGATAAATAAGATAAAACCAgaatacacaaaaaaaaaagtaaaagattTCTCCTATATATGTTTTAATATTAAAAAAACGGATATTTTCGTCTTAAGAAAGACCTGGTGAAAGGTAGGTTAGTATGTAAGGTGGATGCATGGGGACCTAATTAGTTAAAATGGTGTCCAAGCTGTAAAGCCTCTTTGGAAAACCGGTCATGACCAGAATAACACTAGCTATATAGTCATCTCAGGCTGCCCATGTCAGCCGCCACTCTCCCCTTGTACAACCCTCCTCTTTTTCCTTTTACCTTCCTTTTATCTATTTGTATGTCTAGTCACCCGGCCCGTCAAACGAGCCCGATCGAGTAGGGGCTAGGGACTGTTATTCCTCTTACAAATGCAATTATCAGCTAGCTTAACTGGTAAAGTTATGAAAAGTAATGCTCATGATCTAAGTTTAAACCCCGTTGATCACCATCTTATTTGCCTTGTAGTTTCAGAAAAAATAAGTTACGTTGCACTATCTCACGTACGAAAATAAAAATGAGATAATGTCACAATTCTTATTACGTCAAAACTTCAAATGAAAATGAGATAATATCACAATTCTTACGTCAAAACTACAAATCTTGATTGCGTTACTGTTTTTGACATATGACGATCCTGGCTGCAATGTGGAATGAGGATTTGTAATTAGGAAAACGAATAATTTCAATGTATAAACAAATAAGTAATGTCATAAGGTAAACTCTAAAAAAagttcgaaaattttaactaaaacattctactttttttatttttcagtGGGACGAGTGTCCTACTAGCCCTTCTAATTCTAAGTCCACCAATCCATGCTTAGTTGTATGCCACATAGTAATAGTAATGCGCTGAGTCTGAGTCCTATATATATACAAGTCCAACACACATACCACTTCATATCCAAAATTTATTCTTGTTatccaaaatcaaaacaaaaatggAGAGCAAAAATGATCTACAAATAGTGATTATTCAAGCACctccattaattactaataatgatagcaataataataataataataatactaataataacaaTGGAGGAATATTATCTTACTATTATTATAAACATTTTGTAGGAATAATATTACCAAATTTACATGCAGGTTATTTTAGAATAAGTTTATCATTATGTGCACAAATATTATTATGGAAAACTTTAATCCAATTTACCAAACAAAATGACCTTTATTACCATCATAAACTAATAAACCCTATGTTTTTAACCCTACCAACATTAGCTTCTACTCTTCTATGGTCCATAGCTCTAGTTGTGTTCCTCTCGTTATCACTCGTTTACGGGTTAAGATGCTTACATCACTTCGACGAGGTGAAAGCCGAGTTCTTAGACGATGTTGGAGTCAATTACTTGTTTGCTCCTTCAATGTCATGCCTGTTTCTGCTCCAGACATCGCCTTTTTATTTACCTGTAGAAGGGGTTATTTATCTACAGGTCGCCTGTTCAGTATTTATTATTCCAATTATAATGCTGGATATCAAAATATATGGACAATGGTTCACTAAAGGGAAGAGGTTCTTGTCTAAGATGGCTAATCCGACGTGTCAATTATCGGTTATAGCGAATTTGGTGGCGGCCAAGGCCGCGATTTATATGGGGTGGACTGAGGTGGGGTTGTGCTTGTTTACACTAGGGATGGCAcattatttggttttgtttgttacTTTATATCAAAGACTACCTGGAAGTAACGGTCTCTCACTGATGTTACGACCCGTGTTTTTCTTGTTTATTGCCACTCCAAGTATGGCTAGCTTAGCATGGAAGTCTATAAATGGCACATTTGATAATGCTTCCAAGATGCTCTTCTTTCTCTCCGTTTTCCTTTTCTTGTCTTTGGTAAACTTTTTCTCCTCTTACTTTTATTTCTTCAAGCATTATGCAAAGTCACCATTACTTAGATAAAGTCGTCAACTCGTCATCCTATTTATATCGTCTTCACTTAATCTTAATTTACAACTGGTGTCAACTTTGACTATTAATTTATCGTAAAACTTGGTACGTCTAAtaacataaataataataataataataataataatacaaaatgTTTAGTAATTTACTACATACGAGTACATGCACTAATGCACGTGTGTCAGAAAATTAAAATGGCGGCTAATTAGCCTATAAAATTTGAACGCAGTCCAAATTAAATTAGCTgtcataaaagaaaataaagtttGTCGTAGAAGTCAACTGTCAAGAGTcaataaaaaacacaattcaaaattaattaatagttaagtAGGTCACAAAATCAACTaaattgtaaaattaaaatctttATCGTTTTATACCGGGTAAAATTAACGTACTATGGGGTATTGGACGTACAACATCAACTTATTGATGCTTGTTTTAGCACAACATGCACCAATAAGTTAATGCATGCTTTTTTTTGGAGGGTAATATTAGGTATTTTGATTCGATGGGTAAAATAAATTGTCAAATCGAGTAATCTAATATATTATCGTTTATAATATGTGAATTTACATTATCGATATCTAATATATATTCAAAACGACAGGTTTGTAGACCGAGTTTATTCAGGAAATCGATGAAGAAATTCAATATAGCATGGTGGGCATATTCATTTCCACTTTCGTTACTTGCATTGGCATCAATTGAGTATGCACAAGCCGTCAACAACGATGTTGCAAGTACAATTGCCTTTATTTTATCAGTTCTTTCAATATTGGTGTCTCTATCTCTAATGATTTTGACTTCAATTAACATCAACACTTTTTTCCTTGACACTAAACCACCTTCTAATCTTATTTGATGAGATGGTTATGGTtatatgtcaattcttttgttattttaattttaattttgaaAAATGTTTCGAGGTGAAATCGTGTAACGATTGTAAAAATTTAGAGGTTTAGTGTGATGACTGATGAGTGAAAGAACGATCTTGTATGCAAATAAGTGATTGCATAATGTTACATGTATACTATTACTTTGCAAATTAatgaaatattttaattattgtgaATTATTTTTTATTACCCATATACTCAATATATGGTTGGACCGATTGTTCGATCATATTGAGAACGGTAACTCGTCAAACCATATCCTACATATATAATATGTTAAGAGTTTCTATTGTATCGATAGTTGAACCTATCTCAACCAAAACCCTAAGTGATGGTTGATGCTCAACTATTACATTTATATcatattacgctccctcacttcGTGTGCTGAAATTCCACTTCGTGAGTTATTGGAGTTGGCAAGATTCGGACCCGTGACCGTTGGTTCACGTTGGCTCTgatcattgttgtcagaatcgcgattcgatccaacgattctacgattttacgattaaaaaatgtttgaccgatcctggatcctacAATTCTATTCTacttgtagaatcttacgatcctattaatttgaaaatttctagagatgggatcataatacgatcctacgattttacgatcctatgatccgattccataataaaaaaattaatatatatatttatataatgacaccgtaaaacccaaatttcgtgtaagttgttcatacaatgatactaaaatcattaattaccaatattttatgaataaatattaataataattgttttgattttcaattatatgtttttaccaattaaaaaattatatttagtgagtttgtagaatcttgcgattctacgttccgattctaccgattcgatcctaccctccccatcgatccaaagt
The Silene latifolia isolate original U9 population chromosome 11, ASM4854445v1, whole genome shotgun sequence genome window above contains:
- the LOC141612712 gene encoding S-type anion channel SLAH4-like, with product MESKNDLQIVIIQAPPLITNNDSNNNNNNNTNNNNGGILSYYYYKHFVGIILPNLHAGYFRISLSLCAQILLWKTLIQFTKQNDLYYHHKLINPMFLTLPTLASTLLWSIALVVFLSLSLVYGLRCLHHFDEVKAEFLDDVGVNYLFAPSMSCLFLLQTSPFYLPVEGVIYLQVACSVFIIPIIMLDIKIYGQWFTKGKRFLSKMANPTCQLSVIANLVAAKAAIYMGWTEVGLCLFTLGMAHYLVLFVTLYQRLPGSNGLSLMLRPVFFLFIATPSMASLAWKSINGTFDNASKMLFFLSVFLFLSLVCRPSLFRKSMKKFNIAWWAYSFPLSLLALASIEYAQAVNNDVASTIAFILSVLSILVSLSLMILTSININTFFLDTKPPSNLI